In Blastopirellula sp. J2-11, a single genomic region encodes these proteins:
- a CDS encoding S41 family peptidase: MWKNPASFALSALTTFALLLPLERLTWGAGPTPSEPSASQPSPYAEIDDDYVELIQMFADALDQVDRNYVEKLDRRKLIEAAIRGVITELDPHSTYIPQEELARFRTNIDQQFGGIGIQIDSRDGQLIIASPLVGGPAYDAGLGAGDRILEINGQSTKGMTIDDAIASLKGDEGETVSLVIYHPAEFRTETVVLEREMIQLQTVLGDQRLENNDWDYIYDHDQKIAYVRITIFSRNTAEEFAAVLQQLKKDEIRGLIVDLRSNPGGLLSAAIEISDRFINDGKIVSVEGRNTPKREWSAVPDTTLVDVPVAVLVDHFSASASEIVSACLQDHDRAVVIGQRTWGKGSVQNIINLEEGKSAMKLTTASYHRPSGKNIHRLADAKDTDEWGVSPSPDMEVKMTPKQIAAFQNYRRRRDMGTLTPHPPAPEPPLAEVDPVLAKGLEYLESKLPEPASP, from the coding sequence ATGTGGAAAAATCCTGCTAGTTTCGCGCTCTCCGCGCTGACCACTTTCGCATTGCTCCTTCCCCTGGAACGCTTGACTTGGGGGGCTGGCCCAACGCCCAGCGAACCGAGCGCCAGTCAGCCCTCTCCCTACGCCGAAATCGATGATGACTATGTCGAATTGATTCAAATGTTCGCCGACGCGCTCGATCAGGTCGATCGCAACTATGTGGAAAAGCTCGATCGCCGCAAGCTAATCGAAGCTGCGATTCGTGGGGTCATCACCGAACTAGACCCCCATTCGACCTACATCCCCCAGGAAGAACTGGCCCGTTTTCGCACCAACATCGATCAACAGTTTGGCGGCATCGGCATCCAGATTGACTCGCGAGATGGCCAACTGATCATCGCAAGTCCTTTGGTAGGCGGTCCCGCCTATGACGCGGGACTGGGCGCCGGCGATCGCATCTTGGAGATCAACGGACAAAGCACCAAAGGAATGACGATCGACGACGCGATCGCTAGTCTGAAGGGAGACGAGGGTGAGACCGTTTCACTCGTGATCTATCATCCGGCTGAGTTTCGAACCGAAACGGTCGTGCTGGAGCGTGAGATGATCCAACTGCAAACCGTCCTCGGCGACCAACGTCTAGAGAACAACGACTGGGACTACATCTACGATCATGACCAAAAGATCGCCTACGTCCGTATTACGATCTTCAGCCGCAATACCGCCGAAGAGTTCGCCGCCGTACTTCAGCAACTGAAGAAGGACGAAATCCGTGGGCTCATCGTGGATTTGCGTTCTAACCCCGGCGGGCTGCTCAGCGCCGCAATCGAGATTTCCGATCGCTTTATCAACGACGGGAAAATCGTCAGCGTTGAAGGCCGGAACACCCCCAAGCGAGAGTGGAGCGCCGTCCCCGACACGACCCTTGTCGACGTTCCCGTCGCCGTGCTGGTCGATCATTTTAGCGCCAGCGCCAGCGAAATTGTTTCGGCTTGCCTGCAAGACCATGACCGTGCGGTCGTGATCGGCCAGCGAACCTGGGGCAAAGGCAGCGTGCAAAATATCATTAATCTAGAAGAGGGCAAAAGCGCGATGAAGCTGACGACCGCTAGCTATCATCGTCCTAGCGGTAAAAATATCCATCGCCTGGCGGACGCCAAAGATACCGATGAGTGGGGCGTTTCTCCTTCGCCAGACATGGAGGTCAAAATGACGCCCAAGCAAATCGCCGCCTTCCAGAACTATCGCCGCCGACGCGACATGGGAACCCTCACTCCGCATCCACCAGCGCCAGAACCGCCGCTTGCAGAAGTGGACCCAGTGTTGGCGAAGGGACTTGAATATCTCGAATCGAAACTCCCAGAACCAGCATCCCCTTAA
- the tsaD gene encoding tRNA (adenosine(37)-N6)-threonylcarbamoyltransferase complex transferase subunit TsaD, protein MNLLTIETTCDETAAAIINEDLQPLASVVASQEKLHQRFHGVVPEIAARAHLERIMPVIDETLAQAKLTLTDINAVAVAHTPGLAGSLLVGVSVAKTLAWSLGVPLVGVNHLHGHIYACRLAAGRDIFPCVGLIVSGGHSSLYDCLGPSEFVPLGGTIDDAAGEAFDKVASMLGLPYPGGPSISRCAADGNPQAIPFPRPFLQDSSRLDFSFSGLKTAVRYEIAGPGRPDFSAIEISDQRRADIAASFEQAVVDCLVGKAELAIRKAGRTRLCVGGGVAANRRLRDALQAMADRHQIELIIAPFALCTDNAVMGAIAWEKIKAGSYDDLSLDAAPGLIRERV, encoded by the coding sequence ATGAACCTGTTGACGATCGAGACTACCTGCGACGAGACAGCCGCAGCTATTATTAATGAAGATCTCCAGCCCTTGGCAAGCGTCGTCGCGTCGCAAGAAAAGCTTCACCAGCGATTCCATGGAGTTGTGCCGGAGATCGCCGCACGCGCTCATCTAGAGCGAATTATGCCGGTGATCGACGAAACGCTCGCCCAAGCAAAACTGACCCTAACCGATATCAACGCCGTCGCGGTTGCGCATACTCCCGGCTTGGCTGGCTCGCTGCTGGTTGGCGTCTCGGTCGCCAAGACGCTCGCCTGGTCATTGGGCGTACCGCTTGTAGGCGTTAATCACTTGCACGGACATATCTACGCTTGTCGACTCGCCGCCGGCCGCGACATATTTCCTTGCGTGGGCTTGATTGTCAGCGGTGGGCATTCGAGTCTCTACGACTGCCTTGGTCCGTCCGAGTTTGTCCCATTGGGTGGAACAATCGACGATGCGGCCGGCGAAGCGTTCGACAAGGTCGCGTCAATGTTGGGACTTCCCTATCCCGGCGGACCTTCGATATCTCGATGTGCGGCGGATGGAAATCCGCAGGCGATCCCTTTTCCGCGGCCGTTTCTCCAAGATTCGTCGCGACTCGACTTTAGCTTTAGCGGCCTCAAGACAGCGGTCCGGTACGAAATCGCTGGACCTGGTCGCCCCGATTTTTCCGCCATCGAGATCTCCGATCAACGTCGCGCCGACATTGCCGCCAGCTTTGAACAGGCAGTCGTCGATTGCCTGGTTGGCAAAGCGGAGTTGGCGATCCGAAAAGCAGGACGCACCCGACTGTGTGTTGGCGGTGGAGTTGCCGCAAATCGCCGCCTTCGTGATGCGTTACAAGCGATGGCCGACCGACATCAGATCGAATTGATCATCGCTCCGTTCGCCCTCTGCACCGACAATGCGGTGATGGGAGCGATCGCGTGGGAAAAAATAAAGGCCGGAAGCTACGACGATCTTTCTCTCGACGCAGCACCCGGCCTGATTCGCGAACGCGTTTAG
- a CDS encoding VWA domain-containing protein, translating into MARCVLASLAILLGSSVVGQVMAEEAKLATYEATGGKTYFAMSISPGENLKAAPGEVVIIVDTSASQTGIYREDSLKTLKALLASLSPQTRVKVMGGDLHAVAMNDGFVAPTGAEADAALAKLANRAPLGSTDLPTMLSEAASQFQNGLDTPRSIVYLGDGASRARSLEDAELKNLVGDLTKARASVDAFAIGPQRDIQLLAVLANQTGGVVIADSNEAASADAGALIAAAAETPVIWPTDVKFSSNVSVVYPKQTPPLRGDRDTIVIGELADAGEVTVKLTGMSNGKTIPMNFAAKPEPSDDQAYLPQLMELAQKDGGMSLPTVGSVGLRETARVMLASADSFSKMSGQALATGDAVGAQRLADAALQRDPNNPQATLVKKAALSQIGDDDSLRMVNAQAQPGADLDADEGNFLSEVQRQQIRQAEVIKIEVENALANAREQMGVQPAMVKDSLKLLLESVDRAPELQADIRRGLRNKIVSAIQMADRRAVQVESERLERDENAAIAAERIRITETLLRDEERVRSIMEMFNALMDEHKYVEAEEAAYAAREIDPLNLATHGAVYNAELVGNFYNIERIRERRYKGVIDTLWLVEQSHVPFPDEPPIVYADREFWEEITRRRKKYSSVDLATTGDAEKKIFEQLNEPTKIAFIDTPLVEVVEYLKTLHGIEIQLNNRALEDVGLSPDVPVTRNLEGISLRSALRLLLKELELTYVVANEVLEITTPEDAESELVTKVYPVADLVMPIPSGGSGFGSGAQGGQSGNFGGGGGQGGGGFGGGGGNQGGGGGFFAVDDEKSVLKLGPTVEAEVKTSVEAAPVEAIPAVEAKPELKLEVREGEARSAAWDRLLESGADVPASEVRSEVRRMMNSKQYDEVTALIQSFLRHGQPQPWMYEALGMAMQLNHAPKEEIERSLMSAIDFSSGPEHMLYVAIYMTRVGLDERALKLFQEVAKIEPLRPEPYALGLAAAKRLDDFDGIRWACVGALKQAWPTESVKIKTEAFLSAKAALGRLQKEGRLDEAKAFSQELNEALIRDCIVNVSWTGDADLDIAVEEPAGTVCSLRNPRSVGGGVLLGDAASSLNQQDDQGFSETYVCPVGFPGDYKLLIRRIWGEVTAGKVTVDVYTSYGAKQQKHMRQQIPLGDTAAMVNFTLKEGRRTDSLEENQVQVAAKAHAEMGRAVLAQALDSYSDSYSSESFGTEREELANTRPFIRNRSSVGFRPQITVLPEGVQFTAFAVISADRRYVRFTGFPSFTQIGNVTTFNIGSGDFNTIETGTGGGGANNNNNNNNNNNNNNNNNNN; encoded by the coding sequence ATGGCACGATGCGTCCTCGCATCGCTCGCAATCTTGTTGGGTTCAAGCGTCGTTGGCCAAGTAATGGCCGAAGAAGCGAAGCTTGCCACCTATGAAGCGACAGGCGGAAAAACCTACTTTGCGATGAGCATTTCTCCGGGTGAGAATCTCAAAGCCGCACCGGGCGAGGTGGTGATTATCGTCGATACGTCGGCGAGCCAGACCGGCATCTATCGCGAAGACTCCCTCAAAACGCTGAAAGCGTTGCTTGCCTCACTTTCTCCGCAAACGCGCGTCAAAGTGATGGGGGGAGATCTGCATGCGGTCGCGATGAACGATGGTTTCGTCGCTCCGACCGGAGCAGAAGCGGACGCCGCACTGGCGAAATTGGCCAATCGAGCCCCGCTCGGTTCGACCGATTTGCCGACCATGTTGAGCGAAGCGGCGTCGCAATTCCAAAACGGACTCGATACTCCCCGCTCGATCGTCTACTTGGGTGACGGCGCCAGCCGCGCACGCTCGCTGGAAGACGCCGAACTAAAAAATCTGGTCGGCGATCTGACCAAGGCGCGTGCCTCGGTGGATGCGTTCGCCATTGGGCCGCAGCGTGACATTCAACTGCTGGCCGTTTTGGCCAATCAGACCGGCGGCGTGGTGATTGCCGACAGCAACGAAGCGGCGTCGGCGGATGCAGGCGCTTTGATCGCAGCGGCTGCTGAGACGCCTGTGATTTGGCCAACTGACGTGAAGTTCTCTAGTAACGTCTCGGTCGTCTATCCGAAACAAACTCCGCCGCTGCGTGGAGATCGCGACACGATTGTGATTGGCGAACTTGCCGATGCCGGCGAAGTGACCGTCAAATTGACCGGCATGTCGAATGGCAAGACGATTCCGATGAATTTCGCGGCGAAGCCGGAACCCTCGGACGATCAGGCCTACTTGCCGCAACTGATGGAGCTGGCCCAAAAGGATGGCGGGATGAGCCTACCGACGGTTGGTTCGGTCGGTCTGCGTGAGACGGCTCGCGTGATGCTGGCTTCGGCCGATTCTTTCTCAAAAATGAGTGGACAAGCGCTCGCGACTGGTGATGCGGTGGGCGCTCAGCGCTTGGCCGACGCCGCGCTGCAGCGTGATCCGAACAATCCGCAAGCGACACTAGTGAAAAAAGCGGCCTTGTCGCAGATCGGCGATGATGACTCGCTGCGAATGGTCAATGCCCAAGCTCAGCCAGGCGCCGACTTGGACGCGGATGAAGGGAACTTCCTGAGCGAAGTGCAACGTCAGCAAATTCGTCAGGCGGAAGTGATCAAGATCGAAGTCGAAAACGCGCTAGCCAATGCTCGCGAGCAAATGGGCGTTCAGCCCGCGATGGTGAAAGACTCGCTGAAACTGCTGTTGGAAAGTGTGGATCGCGCTCCCGAGTTGCAAGCCGACATCCGACGTGGTCTGCGTAACAAGATCGTCAGCGCCATTCAGATGGCGGATCGACGAGCGGTGCAGGTCGAATCGGAACGTCTGGAACGCGATGAGAACGCCGCGATCGCCGCCGAACGCATTCGCATTACCGAAACGTTACTGCGCGACGAAGAGCGGGTGCGAAGCATCATGGAAATGTTCAACGCATTGATGGACGAGCACAAATATGTCGAAGCCGAAGAAGCGGCTTACGCGGCTCGCGAGATTGACCCGTTGAACCTGGCCACGCATGGCGCCGTTTACAACGCCGAGTTAGTGGGCAATTTCTACAACATCGAACGAATTCGTGAACGCCGCTATAAGGGCGTGATCGATACGCTGTGGCTGGTGGAACAATCCCACGTTCCCTTCCCGGACGAACCGCCGATCGTTTACGCCGATCGCGAATTCTGGGAAGAGATCACCCGCCGTCGTAAAAAGTACTCGTCAGTCGACTTGGCGACTACGGGCGACGCCGAGAAGAAGATCTTTGAGCAACTCAACGAGCCGACCAAGATCGCCTTTATCGACACGCCGTTGGTCGAAGTGGTCGAATACCTGAAGACGCTGCACGGCATCGAAATTCAATTGAACAACCGCGCTCTGGAAGACGTCGGTCTTTCGCCGGACGTGCCGGTCACGCGTAATCTGGAAGGTATCAGTCTCCGATCAGCGCTTCGCTTGCTGTTGAAGGAGTTGGAACTGACCTATGTGGTCGCCAACGAAGTGTTGGAAATCACAACTCCGGAAGACGCCGAATCGGAACTGGTGACCAAGGTTTATCCGGTCGCCGACTTGGTGATGCCGATTCCCTCTGGCGGCAGCGGCTTCGGCTCTGGCGCCCAAGGCGGACAGAGCGGCAACTTTGGCGGTGGTGGAGGTCAAGGTGGCGGTGGCTTCGGTGGCGGTGGTGGTAATCAAGGCGGTGGCGGTGGTTTCTTTGCCGTCGATGATGAGAAGTCGGTCTTGAAGCTGGGGCCGACTGTTGAAGCGGAAGTGAAGACTTCGGTGGAAGCAGCCCCAGTCGAAGCGATTCCGGCAGTCGAAGCGAAACCAGAACTGAAATTAGAAGTTCGTGAAGGAGAGGCTCGTAGCGCCGCTTGGGATCGGTTGCTCGAATCGGGCGCCGACGTTCCTGCTTCAGAAGTTCGCAGCGAAGTTCGTCGCATGATGAACTCGAAGCAATACGATGAAGTGACCGCGCTGATTCAATCGTTTCTGCGCCATGGCCAGCCGCAACCTTGGATGTACGAGGCGCTGGGAATGGCGATGCAGTTGAATCACGCACCGAAGGAAGAAATTGAACGAAGCTTGATGTCGGCGATCGATTTCAGCTCGGGCCCAGAGCACATGCTTTATGTGGCGATCTATATGACTCGCGTTGGGCTCGACGAGCGAGCACTTAAGCTGTTTCAGGAAGTCGCCAAGATCGAACCGCTTCGTCCTGAGCCGTACGCCTTAGGTCTTGCAGCCGCCAAACGCCTGGATGATTTTGACGGCATCCGGTGGGCATGCGTCGGCGCTTTGAAGCAAGCTTGGCCGACGGAAAGCGTGAAGATCAAAACCGAAGCGTTCCTCTCCGCTAAAGCGGCTCTAGGCCGGTTGCAAAAAGAGGGACGACTCGATGAAGCGAAAGCGTTTAGCCAAGAATTGAACGAAGCGTTGATTCGCGATTGCATTGTGAACGTCTCGTGGACCGGCGACGCGGATCTGGATATTGCCGTGGAAGAGCCGGCTGGTACCGTCTGCTCGCTTCGCAACCCTCGCTCGGTGGGCGGCGGAGTTCTGCTGGGTGATGCGGCTTCTTCGTTAAATCAACAAGACGACCAAGGATTCTCCGAGACTTACGTTTGCCCGGTCGGTTTTCCCGGCGACTACAAACTGCTCATTCGCCGTATCTGGGGTGAAGTGACCGCCGGCAAAGTGACCGTTGACGTTTACACCTCGTATGGGGCCAAGCAGCAGAAGCACATGCGTCAGCAGATTCCGCTAGGCGATACCGCTGCGATGGTTAACTTCACCTTGAAAGAAGGGCGTCGCACCGACAGCCTGGAAGAGAATCAAGTGCAAGTCGCCGCCAAGGCGCATGCTGAAATGGGCCGCGCCGTTTTGGCCCAAGCTTTAGACAGCTATTCCGATTCGTATAGCAGCGAATCGTTTGGGACGGAACGAGAAGAATTGGCCAATACCCGCCCGTTCATTCGTAATCGCAGCAGCGTTGGTTTCCGACCGCAGATTACCGTGTTGCCCGAAGGCGTTCAGTTTACGGCGTTTGCCGTGATCTCCGCTGATCGCCGCTACGTTCGCTTTACCGGCTTCCCCAGCTTCACGCAAATCGGCAACGTGACGACGTTCAATATCGGTTCGGGCGATTTCAATACGATTGAAACCGGAACGGGTGGCGGAGGAGCGAATAACAACAACAATAACAACAACAATAATAACAATAATAACAACAACAATAATAACTAG
- a CDS encoding SLC13 family permease: MVPEFLHPWLAIATTVSVFVTLQVTRRIPIDLLFLLALVFLVLTGVLSPAVAISGFASRAVLAISALLVVAAGLRSTGVLDWIGNALLGDVKSEGPALRRIAGPIVASSAFILNTALVAMMMPVLIDWCRQRNLSPSKLLLPLSYLTILGGVCTLIGTSTTLVVNDQLRLSHTAMQAEVEHLQEETPLNAAAIASRQTALPYVAPMGFFEIGMVGLPCAIAGTLFLMFVGQKLLPGSPDLIEQLGDQRREYLVEMQVLPECRLVNKTVEVAGLRNLHGLYLIEIDRNGDIITPVAPGDQIRSGDRLVFTGVVSTIVDLEKIPGLVPAADQTYEFNPSSRQQRHMTEVVLSRTSPLIGSTVRQANFRALYNAAVIAVHRNGMRLTNKIGNIELEPGDTLLLQTRGDFIAQHRNSRDFYLVSSVEGAEPRRHDRALLAAGLMSVLILWMTLAALLGGGGLADPAIAALSIAALMVLLQCVKSSDARAAIDLQVVVTIAAALGLGSALWQSGAASMIAEALVQIVGPHPYLLLVVIYLLAMIFTEMITNAAVAALLLPIAIAVAIEGDLNPRPFIMAIALAASLSFLTPIGYQTNLMVMGPGGYKPRDYLVAGIPLALIVATTALVLIPLVWPLTLGP, from the coding sequence ATGGTTCCTGAATTCCTGCATCCTTGGCTTGCTATCGCGACAACGGTCAGCGTATTTGTCACGCTGCAGGTGACGCGTCGCATCCCGATTGACCTGCTGTTTTTGTTGGCCCTGGTTTTCTTGGTGCTGACCGGCGTCCTCTCCCCCGCCGTCGCGATCTCCGGTTTCGCCAGTCGCGCCGTGTTGGCGATCAGCGCGCTGTTGGTGGTCGCAGCCGGCTTGCGCAGCACCGGCGTGCTCGACTGGATCGGCAATGCGTTGTTGGGAGATGTGAAGTCCGAAGGTCCGGCGCTCCGCCGTATCGCCGGCCCGATTGTCGCCAGCAGCGCGTTTATCCTGAACACGGCGTTGGTCGCGATGATGATGCCGGTGCTGATCGATTGGTGCCGCCAGCGCAATCTTTCGCCGTCGAAACTTCTCCTGCCGCTTAGCTACCTGACCATCCTGGGAGGCGTCTGCACGTTAATCGGCACCAGCACCACGTTGGTTGTCAACGATCAGCTGCGACTGAGCCACACGGCGATGCAAGCCGAAGTCGAACATCTGCAAGAGGAGACCCCGCTCAACGCGGCGGCGATCGCTTCGCGACAGACGGCGCTGCCATATGTTGCGCCGATGGGTTTCTTCGAGATCGGCATGGTCGGGCTGCCCTGCGCGATCGCCGGCACGCTCTTTTTGATGTTCGTTGGTCAGAAGCTGCTGCCTGGATCGCCTGACTTGATCGAACAGCTCGGCGATCAGCGGCGCGAGTATCTGGTGGAGATGCAGGTCCTGCCAGAGTGTCGCCTGGTGAACAAAACGGTGGAAGTAGCGGGGCTTCGCAACTTGCATGGTCTCTATCTCATCGAAATTGATCGCAACGGCGACATCATCACGCCGGTCGCACCGGGTGATCAAATTCGCAGCGGCGATCGCTTGGTCTTTACCGGCGTGGTTTCGACGATCGTCGATCTCGAGAAGATTCCGGGCTTGGTGCCGGCCGCCGATCAAACCTATGAGTTCAATCCTTCTTCGCGTCAGCAGCGCCATATGACCGAAGTTGTCTTGTCTCGTACATCGCCGCTGATCGGCAGCACCGTCCGTCAGGCGAACTTTCGCGCTCTCTACAATGCGGCGGTCATCGCCGTCCATCGCAACGGCATGCGATTGACCAACAAGATCGGCAATATCGAACTAGAGCCTGGCGATACGCTGTTGCTGCAAACCCGCGGCGACTTTATCGCCCAACATCGCAACAGCCGCGACTTTTACTTGGTCAGCAGCGTCGAAGGCGCCGAACCGCGCCGCCATGACCGCGCGCTCTTAGCGGCCGGACTGATGAGCGTCCTGATTTTGTGGATGACGCTTGCTGCTCTGCTTGGCGGAGGAGGCTTGGCCGATCCAGCGATCGCAGCGCTCTCAATTGCGGCGTTGATGGTCTTGCTGCAATGCGTCAAATCGTCGGACGCTCGAGCCGCAATCGACTTGCAGGTAGTTGTTACCATCGCCGCCGCGCTGGGACTCGGCAGCGCCCTCTGGCAAAGCGGCGCCGCCAGCATGATCGCAGAAGCGCTGGTGCAAATTGTCGGCCCGCATCCTTATCTGCTGCTAGTTGTGATCTATCTGCTGGCGATGATCTTTACCGAAATGATCACCAACGCCGCCGTCGCTGCGCTGCTATTGCCGATCGCGATTGCAGTAGCGATCGAAGGCGACTTGAATCCGCGTCCTTTCATCATGGCCATCGCATTAGCGGCGTCACTCTCGTTCTTAACGCCGATCGGTTATCAAACCAACCTGATGGTAATGGGCCCCGGCGGTTATAAACCGCGTGATTATCTAGTGGCCGGCATCCCGCTGGCGTTGATCGTGGCGACCACCGCGCTGGTGTTGATCCCGCTGGTCTGGCCGTTGACGCTGGGGCCGTAG
- a CDS encoding DUF1559 domain-containing protein — MNRNRAFTLVELLVVIAIIGVLIALLLPAVQQAREAARRMECSNNLKQQGLGLHNFHDTFGRFPPGTSNNLAPFGTATVSRWGTSWMGYLLPFVELGNIFDAAQLTTDIHYNAASIKSAVGVDAGSPTLSIYSCASSSMAEVANENPFTMAPDYAAIAGAAGGFGGVTVGTEYTSSSYGTHATNGLLHYNSQETFSTVTDGTSNTMAVGEVGDYVYTGTASSPVRSDFRPGVNYGFLMGVIGNDDNTTVLPSGSNGRPSNTTTLRYQINPGKNQFFSTSCSDGVCTSVGGNHPLTSAHPGGVLVLLVDGSVRFIAETISTTTLANLAVRNDGNVLSDF; from the coding sequence ATGAATCGAAATCGAGCATTTACATTGGTCGAATTGCTGGTAGTCATCGCGATTATCGGCGTATTAATTGCTCTCTTGTTGCCTGCCGTGCAGCAAGCTCGTGAAGCGGCCCGGCGAATGGAATGCAGCAACAACTTGAAGCAACAAGGCCTCGGTCTGCATAACTTCCACGATACGTTCGGGCGTTTTCCTCCGGGAACATCCAATAACTTGGCTCCCTTCGGAACAGCTACCGTGAGCCGATGGGGTACTTCTTGGATGGGCTACCTTCTACCATTCGTAGAACTGGGCAACATATTCGATGCAGCACAATTGACGACAGACATCCATTACAACGCTGCGTCGATTAAAAGTGCTGTCGGTGTTGATGCTGGATCTCCGACTTTGAGCATCTATTCTTGCGCTTCTTCGTCAATGGCAGAAGTAGCGAACGAGAACCCTTTCACAATGGCTCCCGACTATGCGGCGATCGCGGGAGCGGCAGGCGGTTTTGGCGGAGTTACGGTCGGTACCGAGTACACTTCTAGCAGTTACGGCACCCACGCGACCAACGGTTTATTGCACTACAACTCGCAGGAAACGTTCAGCACCGTAACGGACGGAACCAGCAATACTATGGCGGTCGGTGAAGTAGGAGATTATGTCTATACCGGCACTGCTAGTAGCCCGGTACGATCCGACTTTCGTCCAGGGGTAAATTATGGCTTTCTTATGGGCGTCATTGGAAACGATGATAACACCACGGTCTTGCCGTCGGGCTCAAATGGACGCCCAAGTAACACCACGACGCTTCGCTACCAGATCAATCCGGGCAAGAATCAATTTTTCTCGACAAGTTGCTCCGATGGCGTTTGCACAAGTGTAGGTGGGAATCATCCGCTAACGTCGGCGCATCCCGGCGGCGTGCTTGTCCTGTTAGTAGACGGGTCTGTGCGTTTCATTGCAGAAACGATTAGTACGACGACTCTAGCGAATCTTGCCGTGAGAAACGACGGAAACGTATTGAGTGATTTTTAA
- a CDS encoding Gfo/Idh/MocA family protein, which produces MSTFNRRTFLQSTAAGAGLILTGTAASGAVQGANDRVRIAVAGLNGRGKAHIGGWTGQENVEIAYLIDPDEKVLAGAIKSVQAKVGGKYKVKGVRDVREALDDPNLDAISIATPNHWHSLMTIWAAQAGKHVYVEKPMSHDVAEGRVAVEAQKKHGVVIQHGTQRRSDAKIAGLHEAIQAGKWGKLKIAYGYCCKPRGGIGDKSISQPPENLDWNLWRGPADITDYHGNYHTYNWHWFWKTGNGDLNNQGTHQLDVARWAIDKDQTHPIRTMAIGGRFQWDDQGETPNTMFAMAEYPNGQHVFFNVRNVNYKGYEHQVENEYYFEDGGRIVRGVYYPKGSDKGEKVSVENGKVTPGGNWGSFIAAVRANDPSMANGNVEDAHNACVLGHLMNNSYRLGEEAPFNEKTGKFGDNADAAEHFGRLHDIMSKGVGVKDSAKYVVGPMLTFDPETERHTGDHAADANALLKDSDRKGFEIPNAANA; this is translated from the coding sequence GTGTCAACTTTCAATCGACGTACATTCCTTCAATCAACCGCTGCTGGAGCCGGTCTGATTCTCACAGGAACCGCCGCTTCAGGAGCCGTTCAAGGCGCCAATGATCGGGTTCGCATCGCCGTGGCCGGCTTAAACGGCCGAGGCAAAGCCCACATCGGAGGCTGGACTGGCCAAGAGAATGTCGAAATCGCCTATCTGATCGATCCCGATGAAAAAGTTTTGGCCGGCGCGATCAAAAGCGTGCAAGCCAAAGTTGGCGGAAAGTACAAAGTGAAAGGTGTCCGTGACGTTCGCGAAGCGTTGGACGACCCGAATCTAGATGCGATTTCGATCGCCACGCCGAACCATTGGCATTCGCTGATGACCATCTGGGCGGCCCAAGCCGGCAAACATGTCTACGTAGAAAAGCCGATGAGCCATGATGTGGCCGAAGGCCGCGTCGCCGTCGAAGCCCAAAAGAAACATGGCGTCGTTATCCAGCACGGCACGCAGAGACGGAGTGACGCCAAGATCGCCGGTCTGCACGAAGCGATTCAAGCCGGTAAGTGGGGCAAGCTGAAGATCGCGTACGGTTACTGCTGCAAGCCGCGCGGCGGCATCGGCGACAAGTCGATCTCGCAACCGCCGGAAAATTTAGATTGGAACCTGTGGCGCGGCCCGGCCGACATCACCGACTACCACGGCAACTATCACACCTATAACTGGCACTGGTTCTGGAAGACCGGAAACGGCGATCTCAATAATCAGGGCACCCATCAATTGGACGTGGCGCGGTGGGCGATCGATAAAGATCAAACCCATCCCATTCGCACCATGGCGATCGGCGGGCGTTTCCAATGGGACGACCAAGGGGAAACCCCCAACACCATGTTCGCGATGGCCGAGTACCCCAACGGCCAGCATGTGTTTTTCAACGTTCGCAACGTGAATTACAAGGGATACGAGCATCAAGTCGAGAACGAATACTACTTTGAAGACGGCGGTCGTATCGTTCGCGGCGTCTACTATCCCAAGGGAAGCGACAAGGGAGAAAAAGTAAGCGTGGAAAACGGCAAAGTCACGCCCGGCGGAAACTGGGGCAGCTTTATCGCCGCGGTCCGCGCCAACGACCCCAGCATGGCCAACGGCAACGTCGAAGACGCCCATAACGCTTGCGTGCTTGGACACCTGATGAACAACTCGTATCGCTTAGGCGAAGAGGCGCCGTTCAATGAGAAAACAGGCAAGTTTGGCGACAATGCCGACGCCGCCGAACATTTCGGTCGTCTGCACGACATCATGTCGAAGGGCGTAGGCGTGAAAGACAGCGCCAAATACGTCGTCGGTCCGATGCTTACGTTCGATCCGGAGACGGAACGGCACACCGGCGACCACGCCGCTGACGCCAACGCGCTCCTCAAGGACTCGGACCGCAAGGGTTTTGAGATTCCGAACGCTGCGAACGCGTAA